In a single window of the Sediminicoccus sp. KRV36 genome:
- a CDS encoding penicillin-binding protein 2 — translation MPGRLLVASLGFGVLFVAIAVKLTDATILSPAPSRIAQAPRLPSAEPAVSRAAITDRNGEVLAVTVRGTALYARPGEIDNPARVADQLVRILPHLDRDRLLPRLSPPRQFAYLDRFITPRQQQAINDLGVLGLYFETAERRTYPRGRDAAHVLGAVDVDGEGIAGVEKWYDERLRVTRDALRLSIDIRIQRELREALEWSIDRFNAIGGSAILMDVNTAEVLGMVSLPDFAAANLATAPAEQRFNRAVTGVYEPGSTFKLFTAAMALEHGTVQLHGGFDASRPIRIGRHEINDFKGKNRWLSLPEIIAYSSNLASAHMAMSVGPTRHREFLGRVGMLNRTGIELPESAATLAPSQRNWRDINTMTIGFGHGISVTPLHIINGVSALANGGTLRRPTILAVPPGEEREGVRVISERTSEQMRRLMRIAVTDGSGRQSDVPGYFIGGKTGTAQKVGERGQYIENRRISSFVGAFPMNAPRYSLHVLVDEPKPRADTGGYATAGVVAAPTARRVVERIAPILGMVPETDRIAQIQASIALPLNGGRPRAAPATAARPPTTATPAMLPRTPAPSLEQPGAPIRRTDASDGIAMPRLVLAPLSSPPEPGRALR, via the coding sequence ATGCCCGGCCGCCTTCTCGTCGCTTCGCTGGGCTTTGGCGTGCTGTTCGTGGCCATCGCCGTGAAACTGACGGATGCGACCATCCTCTCGCCCGCGCCGTCGCGCATCGCACAGGCGCCGCGCCTTCCCTCCGCCGAGCCAGCCGTCAGCCGCGCCGCCATCACCGACCGCAATGGCGAAGTGCTGGCCGTGACGGTGCGCGGCACAGCGCTCTATGCCCGCCCCGGCGAGATTGACAATCCGGCGCGCGTCGCGGACCAGCTCGTGCGCATCCTGCCGCATCTCGACCGGGACCGGCTGTTGCCGCGCCTCAGCCCGCCACGCCAATTCGCCTATCTCGACCGCTTCATCACGCCGCGCCAGCAGCAGGCGATCAATGACCTCGGCGTGCTCGGCCTTTACTTTGAAACCGCCGAGCGACGCACCTATCCGCGCGGGCGCGATGCCGCCCATGTGCTGGGCGCCGTGGATGTGGATGGCGAGGGCATCGCCGGCGTCGAGAAATGGTATGATGAGCGCTTGCGTGTAACGCGCGACGCGCTGCGCCTGTCCATTGATATCCGCATCCAGCGTGAACTGCGCGAGGCGCTGGAATGGTCCATTGATCGCTTCAACGCGATCGGTGGCTCCGCCATCCTGATGGATGTGAACACGGCCGAGGTGCTGGGCATGGTCAGCCTGCCCGATTTCGCCGCCGCCAACCTGGCCACCGCCCCCGCTGAGCAGCGCTTCAACCGCGCCGTCACGGGTGTTTATGAGCCGGGCTCCACCTTCAAGCTCTTCACCGCCGCCATGGCGCTGGAACATGGCACGGTGCAGCTGCATGGCGGCTTCGATGCCTCGCGGCCCATCCGCATCGGCCGGCACGAGATCAATGATTTCAAGGGCAAGAATCGCTGGCTGAGCCTGCCGGAGATCATCGCCTATTCCTCCAACCTCGCCAGCGCGCATATGGCGATGTCGGTGGGCCCCACGCGCCACCGCGAATTCCTGGGGCGGGTCGGCATGCTGAACCGCACGGGGATCGAATTGCCGGAATCCGCCGCGACGCTGGCCCCCTCGCAGCGCAACTGGCGCGACATCAACACCATGACCATCGGCTTCGGCCATGGCATCTCGGTGACGCCGCTGCACATCATCAACGGGGTTTCGGCACTCGCCAATGGTGGCACGCTGCGGCGGCCCACCATCCTGGCCGTACCACCCGGCGAGGAGCGCGAGGGTGTGCGCGTGATCAGTGAGCGCACCTCGGAGCAGATGCGCCGCCTGATGCGCATCGCCGTCACGGATGGTTCGGGGCGGCAATCCGATGTCCCGGGCTATTTCATCGGTGGCAAGACCGGCACGGCGCAGAAGGTGGGTGAGCGCGGGCAGTATATCGAGAACCGCCGCATCTCCTCCTTCGTGGGCGCCTTCCCGATGAATGCGCCGCGCTATTCGCTGCACGTGCTGGTGGATGAACCCAAGCCCCGCGCCGATACCGGCGGCTACGCGACGGCCGGCGTGGTGGCCGCCCCCACCGCCCGCCGCGTGGTGGAACGCATTGCTCCCATTCTCGGCATGGTGCCGGAGACCGATCGCATCGCGCAGATCCAGGCGAGCATCGCATTGCCGCTCAATGGCGGGCGGCCGCGCGCTGCACCGGCCACCGCGGCAAGGCCCCCAACCACCGCCACCCCCGCCATGCTGCCGCGCACCCCCGCGCCCAGCCTGGAACAGCCCGGCGCCCCCATTCGCCGCACCGATGCATCCGACGG